A stretch of the Diprion similis isolate iyDipSimi1 chromosome 14, iyDipSimi1.1, whole genome shotgun sequence genome encodes the following:
- the LOC124414776 gene encoding uncharacterized protein LOC124414776: MVYRGSLQTDDPRDAPKLLRMAPLRASGPRAPKLGPSAVGSSRTDSRSGEEKGCARGGGMKIGVPRLRNINQIRETVFVDGSLTPIELIGRNGGRPFSASVSSEMEAVKNARNFRPQSTMLANLRDLERLRNTPPSERSGKIGRSADATDVKLLSRMAATELRNVAGNPSREALKIQSDISRIQRMFEGSISAGSPPVKKIEQGNREAARRLKPRPEVTRPRILGQELSDARKESREKVCDLKPPKHATRSQLGVLESPLRKSEAPLVPLRRRKETPQDRGDPAILVDLTRGQKIPPRNQLDDSRGGDPAPNTRTHPGQALQRPDILEGLVKESDRQIADLQQDINARRSRPRSVWRGMVQSMRLHDVELHSDNEEQHKDINLWNKSISQRWRKLRRRCSVQEIPEPQESLIQGGGASRGVIQAVRSTPTSREVSPAAKSLEERSSPKKLLQTSSLRLPGTSKGLSDIQQVLRSKFSKINAGIRKRKALSVTEVFPAGAKDAGSSFYVPSPLSTSASQGFPAGSYSDPEDGPMSLPPYPFHDNLETLTETSAPNSPRFKGPPQVSRSFAELDENQKNVAFGRPARGALHRSNSEHRGEREAPEGGLFRGPRGRGPAEGDCGLARSHSETRDSHSYENVNFQRVSKPRNHSDSSYESVHIPRVTPRKRTTEFKIGGQVSGPNHASPSSVSGSAGVLTSLDEGPSSLGTRRSPAGKKNGRRLNSRSVANIPNSSGNALKVWQGAQDTDEGLNSDSELEDIDESLEGEESRFCTLPRPGKGGVSFTIMTARFLKGPGHKVLGFSIVGGTDSPRGNMGIYVKTIFRNGQAADLGTVKEGDEILSINSKPLHGMTHAEAIAEFKSVKAGDVVLHIGRRISRRKRESLSLAPATTSPLQAVN, translated from the exons ATGGTGTACAGAGGAAGTCTGCAGACCGACGATCCTCGCGATGCTCCTAAGCTGCTCCGCATGGCGCCGCTGCGCGCGAGCGGTCCGAGGGCCCCGAAATTGGGCCCATCGGCCGTCGGGAGTAGCCGAACGGACTCACGGAGTGGGGAGGAAAAGGGCTGCGCTCGCGGAGGGGGGATGAAGATCGGCGTCCCGAGGCTGCGAAACATAAACCAGATTCGGGAGACGGTTTTCGTCGACGGTTCGCTGACGCCGATCGAGCTGATCGGCCGGAACGGAGGTCGGCCATTTTCTGCGTCAGTTTCATCGGAAATGGAGGCGGTGAAAAACGCGCGAAACTTCCGGCCGCAGAGCACGATGTTGGCAAACCTGCGAGACCTGGAGAGGCTGCGAAACACGCCGCCGTCCGAACGGAGCGGAAAGATCGGCAGATCGGCGGACGCGACGGACGTTAAATTGCTCTCGAGAATGGCGGCGACAGAGCTGCGGAACGTGGCCGGAAATCCGAGTCGCGAGGCGCTCAAGATTCAGTCAGATATCTCCAGGATCCAGCGTATGTTCGAGGGATCAATTAGCGCCGGAAGTCCGCCGGTTAAGAAGATCGAACAAGGCAATCGCGAGGCTGCCAGACGCCTTAAACCAAGACCGGAAGTCACGCGGCCGAGGATTTTGGGCCAGGAACTTTCGGACGCGCGGAAAGAGTCGAGGGAGAAAGTCTGCGACTTGAAACCACCGAAACACGCCACCAGGTCGCAATTAGGGGTCCTTGAATCGCCGCTCAGAAAATCGGAGGCCCCATTGGTTCCGCTCAGGAGGCGGAAGGAGACGCCACAGGACAGAGGCGATCCTGCCATCCTGGTGGACCTGACTCGTGGACAGAAAATTCCGCCGCGAAATCAACTCGACGATTCCAGGGGTGGAGATCCTGCACCGAATACGAGGACCCACCCGGGTCAGGCTCTTCAGCGACCCGACATCCTCGAAGGACTCGTCAAGGAGTCGGACCGGCAGATCGCCGATCTTCAGCAGGACATCAACGCCAGGAGGAGCAGACCAAGGAGCGTTTGGCGCGGCATGGTACAGTCCATGAGGCTTCACGACGTCGAGCTTCATTCTGACAACGAAGAACAGCACAAAG atatcaacTTGTGGAACAAGAGTATAAGCCAGCGGTGGCGGAAGCTGAGGCGAAGATGCTCGGTCCAGGAAATCCCGGAGCCTCAGGAGTCGCTGATTCAAGGTGGAGGAGCGAGCAGAGGAGTGATCCAGGCGGTGAGATCGACGCCGACGAGTCGGGAAGTCTCGCCTGCTGCGAAATCCTTGGAGGAAAGATCCTCGCCGAAGAAACTCCTGCAGACCAGTTCCCTCAGGCTTCCAG GAACCTCGAAGGGTCTATCGGACATCCAGCAGGTGCTGCGCAGTAAGTTCAGCAAGATAAACGCTGGTATCCGAAAGCGCAAGGCACTGAGCGTGACGGAGGTGTTCCCAGCGGGGGCGAAGGACGCGGGTTCAAGTTTCTACGTCCCGAGCCCGTTGAGCACATCGGCGAGCCAGGGATTCCCGGCGGGAAGTTACTCGGACCCAGAAGACGGGCCGATGTCGTTGCCGCCGTACCCCTTCCACGATAACCTGGAGACCCTGACGGAGACCAGCGCCCCCAATTCGCCCCGTTTCAAAGGGCCCCCTCAGGTTTCCCGAAGCTTTGCGGAACTCGACGAGAACCAGAAGAACGTGGCCTTTGGCCGTCCAGCGCGCGGCGCTTTGCACAGGAGCAATTCGGAGCATCGGGGGGAGCGTGAGGCCCCCGAGGGGGGCCTGTTTCGGGGGCCCAGGGGGCGTGGGCCCGCCGAAGGGGACTGCGGCCTGGCGCGAAGCCATTCGGAGACGCGGGACAGCCACTCCTACGAGAACGTCAACTTCCAGCGGGTCTCGAAGCCCAGGAACCACTCGGACTCGAGCTACGAGAGCGTCCATATCCCGAGGGTGACGCCCAGGAAGAGGACCACTGAGTTCAAGATCGGGGGCCAGGTCTCGGGGCCCAATCACGCCAGTCCTTCGTCCGTTTCCGGTTCCGCCGGTGTTCTCACGTCCCTCGATGAGGGCCCCTCGAGTCTTGGTACCCGCAGGAGTCCTGCTGGGAAGAAAAATGGGCGAAGATTGAACAGCCGCAGTGTTGCCAATATTCCAAACTCCTCAGGGAACGCTCTCAAGGTCTGGCAG GGTGCTCAGGACACTGACGAGGGTCTGAACTCGGACTCGGAGCTTGAGGACATCGACGAAAGTCTCGAGGGCGAGGAGTCCAGGTTCTGCACTCTACCGAGACCGGGGAAGGGTGGGGTGTCCTTCACGATCATGACTGCCAGGTTCCTGAAGGGCCCCGGCCACAAGGTCCTGGGCTTCAGCATTGTTGGGGGCACTGACAGCCCCCGAGGTAACATGGGGATCTACGTCAAGACGATATTCCGTAACGGGCAGGCCGCTGATCTGGGAACCGTAAAGGAAG GCGACGAGATACTGTCGATAAACTCGAAGCCTCTCCACGGTATGACGCACGCCGAAGCGATTGCCGAATTCAAATCCGTCAAAGCTGGAGACGTCGTCCTGCACATCGGACGTCGAATTTCGAGACGTAAACGGGAATCGTTATCCTTGGCTCCGGCTACCACGAGCCCCTTGCAGGCGGTTAATTAG